From the genome of Carassius gibelio isolate Cgi1373 ecotype wild population from Czech Republic chromosome B10, carGib1.2-hapl.c, whole genome shotgun sequence, one region includes:
- the LOC127966256 gene encoding ceramide glucosyltransferase, which produces MALLDLALQGFSIFGFGLFIVLWLMHLVSIIYVRLHLNKKTTEKVPYSKLAGVSLLKPLKGVDPNLITNLETFFELDYPKFEILLCVQDHDDPAIDVCKKLLGKYPNVDARLFIGGKKVGINPKINNLMPAYEGARYELVWICDSGIRVKPDTLTDMANQMTEKVGLVHGLPYVADRQGFAATLEQVYFGTSHPRSYISANVTGIKCVTGMSCLMRKEILDQAGGLIAFAQYIAEDYFMAKAIADRGWKFSMATQVAMQNSGSYSIAQFQSRMIRWAKLRINMLPATVIEPISECFVASLIIGWAAHHVFRWDIMVFFLCHCLAWFISDYIQLRGVQGGPPSFSKLDYAVAWFIRESMTIQIFLSALWDPTISWRAGRYRLRCGGTAEEILDV; this is translated from the exons ATGGCCCTTCTCGATCTAGCCCTGCAAGGCTTCTCCATCTTCGGCTTCGGCTTGTTCATCGTGCTCTGGCTCATGCACCTCGTGTCCATCATCTACGT CCGTCTGCATCTCAACAAGAAGACCACAGAAAAAGTGCCGTACAGCAAACTGGCTGGTGTGTCGCTGCTGAAGCCCCTCAAGGGTGTGGACCCCAATCTCATAACCAATCTGGAGACATTTTTTGAGCTGGACTATCCCAAG TTTGAAATTCTGCTGTGCGTCCAAGACCATGACGATCCAGCCATTGATGTTTGCAAAAAGCTGTTGGGCAAATATCCGAATGTTGACGCCAGGTTATTCATAG GGGGTAAGAAAGTTGGTatcaatccaaaaataaataacctCATGCCAGCTTATGAAGGGGCAAGGTACGAACTCGTCTGGATCTGTGACAGCGGCATTCGAG TGAAGCCAGACACTCTCACTGATATGGCTAATCAGATGACGGAGAAGGTGGGACTGGTTCACGGTCTTCCTTACGTGGCAGACAGACAAGGATTTGCCGCCACGTTGGAGCAG GTTTATTTTGGAACCTCACATCCTCGTTCCTACATCTCGGCCAATGTCACGGGAATCAAGTGTGTCACGGGGATGTCGTGTCTCATGAGGAAGGAGATCCTGGACCAAGCTGGGGGGCTGATTGCGTTTGCTCAGTACATCGCTGAAGATTACTTCATGGCCAAGGCCATCGCAGACAG GGGATGGAAATTTTCCATGGCAACGCAGGTAGCCATGCAGAATTCTGGCTCGTACTCCATTGCACAATTCCAGTCTCGCATGATCAG ATGGGCCAAACTGAGAATCAACATGCTGCCGGCCACCGTCATCGAGCCCATCTCTGAGTGCTTTGTGGCCAGTCTTATCATCGGCTGGGCCGCCCACCATGTGTTTCGCTGGGACATCATGGTGTTTTTCCTGTGCCATTGCCTGGCCTGGTTCATTTCGGATTACATCCAGCTGAGAGGAGTACAG GGCGGCCCTCCATCCTTCTCCAAGCTGGACTACGCAGTTGCTTGGTTCATCAGGGAGTCCATGACAATTCAGATTTTCCTGTCCGCTCTTTGGGACCCCACCATCAGCTGGAGAGCGGGACGTTACCGATTGCGTTGCGGAGGTACGGCAGAGGAAATCCTGGATGTTTAA